The DNA region CATGCAGCTTTGGCCATCGACGAGGGCCTGCTGTTCGGTACGCTCATCGATTTTCAACGGGAATTCGATGCCACGACCCGAGACATAGGCTGGCTGCATTTCGCACTCACGGATCGCTTCATCATCACCACACGGCTGCAGCCGATCCGCTCCGTCGATAAGGTACGCGCCGCCGTCGAGAAGAATGCCGCCCGCTATGCCACACCGCTCCAGCTCTTCGAAGTTCTGGTTGCGGAGTTCCAGCGCGGCCTGATCGCGGTGGTGCTGGAACTGACGGACGAATTGAATCAGATCGAGGATCTGGTCTATGGCAGCGAGTTACGCGACGAACGCCGACGCCTGACGCCCGTGCGCCGCCTGATCGTCAGGCTGCATCGCCATTTGCGCACCATGCTGCTGATCATGCGCCGTGCGTCCGCCACGGACGACGACGAGATACCCGACGGCGTCGAGGACAGCCTGATCCGCCTTTCGGGCCGGTTGGAAGCGGTCGACCAGGACGTTCAGGCGCTCGCCGATCGCGCGAGGCTTTTGCATGAAGAACTGGACTCTAAGCAAAGTGCAGAGACCAACCGGCATCTTTACATCTTGTCGCTAATGACCGCCCTGCTCCTGCCGCCGTCGCTGGTCACGGGTTTCTTCGGCATGAACACCACCAATCTCCCCCTCGCCGATGGGATGCACGGCACCGGATATGCATTCGCCTTCATCGTCATCTCGGTGATGCTGTCTTGGTGGGTACTCCGGCGAACCGGCATCCTCTGAGCATGAAAGCAGAAAGGGCTCCTTTTGGAGCCCTTTCATACGAGAGAGTTCTGCACGAGCAACCACGGCCGCCCGCTGCCCGGATCACTTGTAGACGATCGGCTGTGGCGGCGGCTCATAGGCGACGGGCTGTTCGCAACCGCCGAAGATGTAACGGGCGCCGGCATGGATGTCGTGGCTGTAGAAGCCCTTGTCATAGCCCGGGCCGCCGTTCGAAGCGTAGCCGAACATGTCACCACCGAGGGTGTGGCGGAAGCGGTAACCGACATCGGCCTTGACGTTGCAGGTAACGTCGATCGAGGCGCCGGCCATCAGCTGATAGGCGAAGCGCCAGCTGCCCTTCCCTTCATGCTCTTCCGAGTAGCAGCCGGCAGCATAAGGGTCGTCACAGATGGTGTTTCGCAGCTTGTCCCACTTCACGTAGGAACCGCCGATGCCGGCGCCGATGTACGGAGTGAAATAGGCATAGGAACCAAGGTCAACATAGGCGTTTGCCATCAGAGTGTAGGCGCGCATGGCGGCGACATCCGACGAGCTGCAGGCTACAAACGGGTTACCGACGCCGTCGCCGCAGGTGCCACTTGTCGAGCCCTTGAAATCGGACTTGAACATGTAGTCAAAGGTCAGATCGGTGCGCAGATAGCTGTTGACCTGGTAACCGACACCACCGCCTACGGTGAAATTGTCTTTGATCGATGCGGTGGTGAAATCGCTTAGGTCAGCGTTCGAGCCCTGAAAAAACTGCGCCCCGCGCAGCTTGTTGAAGCTGTAACCCAGATCGCCACGCAGGTACCATCCAGAAGCCTCGGAAACGGTGACTTCCGGAGCGTCGATATAGGGCTGCGGCTGCGGCTCGGGCTGATAAAGGTCGGCAGAATGGGCTGCCGAGCTTGCCAGCATGGCAACTGCAGCAACTGCAAGAATCATTTTGGTCATGACAGGAGACTCCAAAATCCCAGAGTTGTCTCATCAGGCCGTCTGCTGCCTGAGAATGTGAACTGCGACGGATAATGGAGAGGAAAAGTTAAGTTCGGATTAACTACGGGCGTTAACTATAGCCAACAAATATCGTGCGGACGCGATACTTCAAGCGGCAGTCTTCCCGACAGATATCGGGAGGATTTTGAAGTGAAAGCACCGGCGACCCTGCCTATCAGGGGCGTCGGTGCGCCGCATTTCAGGATCGCCATCTGCGATACTTACTCAGCTGCAACACCGATATCGGCGCGGTCGCGCAACTCGGCGAACAATTCGACCGAACGCAGCCGCGCAGTGAGATCGTGGATCGGCGTCGAGACGATGACCTCGTCTGGCGCCACTTCCGCCATCAGCGCATCGAGTTTGCGGGCTGCCGTATCGGGCGAACCGACGATGGCGTAACGCAACGTGTGTTCGACGCCGATCCGCTCGATCTCGGTCCAGAAGCCGTCCATGCTGTCGACAGGCCGCGGGAACGGCCGGCGCACATTGCGTCTCAGATTGACGAACTGCTGCTGTGCCGACGTAAAGAGGCGCGCTGCCTCCTGATCGGTCTCGGCGACAGCGGCCATCACACCCACCATCACATGCGGAGACTGCAACGCCTCTGACGGCTCGAAGCGCTGGCGATAGATTTCCACCGCCTCGCCCAGCTGGTCGGGCGCGAAATGCGACGCAAAGGCGTAAGGCAGGCCGAGCGCTGCGGCGAGATGCGCGCTGTAGAGGCTGGAGCCGAGCAGCCAGATCGGCACATTGCTGCGCATTCCCGGCACTGCCAGCAGTCCCTGATCCTCTGTCGGCTCGCCAAGCAGCCGCTGCAACTCGATGATATCATGCGGAAAACTTTCAACGCCGGCATCCATGTTGCGCCTCAAAGCGCGGGCGGTCCGCATGTCGGTGCCCGGTGCACGACCGAGGCCGAGATCGACGCGCCCCGGAAAGAGCGCCTCCAGCGTGCCGAACTGCTCGGCAATGACGAGCGGCGAATGATTGGGCAACATGATGCCGCCCGAGCCGATGCGGATGGTCGAGGTCCCTGCCCCGACATGGGCAATCACGATGGATGTCGCGGCACTCGCGATGCCAGGCATGCCGTGGTGCTCGGCCAGCCAGAACCGTTGATAACCGTTGGCTTCCGCCACTTGCGCCAGCCGTCTCGACGCATCCAGCGCATCGCGGACCGAATGGCCCTCGGCGATCGGCGAAAGGTCGAGAATGGAAAAGGGGATCATGGCATCAATCCTGTGCTGCGCTGTTCTGTGTCATGTAGTCAGCCGGGCGCGGTGACCCAAGAGGTGACGATAATAAATTATAACCACTTCTTATGTTTTCGCTTTGTTCACATTTCACTGGCACTGATCGGCCATTCTGAACTAGGGTCTCCCATGACTTCCACGATTCGCATCATCGGCATAGATCCGGGCCTGCGCCGCTGCGGCTGGGGCGTCATCGAGACGCTCGGCAACTCCCTGCGCTTCGTCGCCTCAGGCACCGTGACCTCTGACGGCGACATGGACCTTGCCTCGCGCCTGTGCCAGTTGCATGACGGCCTTTCCGAGGTCGTTCATGCCTATAAGCCGGACGAAGCAGCTGTCGAACAAACCTTCGTTAACAAGGACGCCGTTGCCACCCTGAAGCTCGGCCAGGCTCGCGGCATCGCCATGCTCGTCCCCGCCCGTGCCGGCCTGCGCGTTGCGGAATACGCGCCGAATGCCGTGAAGAAGGCAGTTATCGGCGTGGGTCACGGCGAAAAGGCGCAGATCCACATGATGCTGAAGATCCTGATGCCCAAGGCCGAATTCAAGGGCAACGACGCCGCCGACGCACTCGCAATCGCCATCTGCCACGCCCACAACCGCGGCGGGGAGCGCATGCGCAAGGTGCTGGCCTCCGCCTGATTTGTTCTTGACTTGTTCCACTTCCTCCCTTAAGTAATACCGAAGAGGTATTACCATGCGCGTCACAGAAAAAGGCCAAGTCACCATCCCTAAGGACATCCGCGATCGGCTCGACATCAAGCCGGGATCGAACGTCGATTTCGTTGTGGCTGAGGACGGCGTCATGCTGGTCAAGAACGGCGATACCAGCGATGCGTTCAAGGACTTCGACGCCTGGGCGAGAAGTGTCGAAGGGATTTTCGATACCAATGGCATGACCGCAAACGAATATGTCGATTGGCTGCGAGGACCGCGTGATGACCTCGACCATCATTGACACCACTGCGCTGATTGATGTGCTCGGGCCAGATAGTGCGACGCGGGCGTGGTCAGTCAGCGCAATGCGCCGCTGCTTTGAGGAGGGTCCGCTGGTGATCAACCCGGTAATATGGTCGGAGTTGGCTGCATCGCCGTTGAGCGAGCAACAGCTCAGCCAGGCGCTCGATTGGCTCGACTTGAAGAAAGAACCCTTGTCATACGAAGTAGCCTTCCGCGCAGGCAAGGCGCATCTGTTCTACCGACGGAACGGCGGGCAGCGCGAGCGCACATTGCCGGACTTCTTCATCGGTGCTCATGCCGCCGTGCGGTCTCATCGCCTTCTGACAAGAGATGCAGCGCGCTACCGCAGCTACTTCCCGGATATCGATATCATCTCCCCAGAAACCCATCCTCTTTAACGCGACGGACGCTTCCCATGATCGGCAAACTCAAAGGCACTATCGACGAGATCGGCGACGATTACGTGCTCGTCGACGTCCACGGCGTCTGCTACGTCGCCCATTGCTCGTCGCGTACCCTGTCGCGCATCGGCTCGGCCGGCGAAGCGGTCGTGCTGTTCATCGAGACCTATGTGCGCGAAGACCAGCTGAAACTCTTCGGCTTCATGAGCGCGCTGGAGCGCGAATGGTTCAACCTCCTGCAGAGCGTCCAGGGTGTCGGCGCCAAGGTGGCGCTCGCCGTACTCTCGACCCTCACGCCGTCGGAACTCGCCAACGCGATTGCCCTGCAGGACAAGGCCGCCATCTCCCGCGCCCCCGGCGTCGGCCCCAAGGTGGCGCTGCGCCTCGTCACCGAACTGAAGAACAAGGCCCCCGCCTTCGCCGGCGAAGCTGCAGCCAATATCGGCCTCAAGCAGGAACTCGGCGAAGGCGTCGCCTCCGCTCCTGTCGCCG from Rhizobium glycinendophyticum includes:
- a CDS encoding AbrB/MazE/SpoVT family DNA-binding domain-containing protein, which codes for MRVTEKGQVTIPKDIRDRLDIKPGSNVDFVVAEDGVMLVKNGDTSDAFKDFDAWARSVEGIFDTNGMTANEYVDWLRGPRDDLDHH
- the ruvC gene encoding crossover junction endodeoxyribonuclease RuvC translates to MTSTIRIIGIDPGLRRCGWGVIETLGNSLRFVASGTVTSDGDMDLASRLCQLHDGLSEVVHAYKPDEAAVEQTFVNKDAVATLKLGQARGIAMLVPARAGLRVAEYAPNAVKKAVIGVGHGEKAQIHMMLKILMPKAEFKGNDAADALAIAICHAHNRGGERMRKVLASA
- a CDS encoding outer membrane protein gives rise to the protein MTKMILAVAAVAMLASSAAHSADLYQPEPQPQPYIDAPEVTVSEASGWYLRGDLGYSFNKLRGAQFFQGSNADLSDFTTASIKDNFTVGGGVGYQVNSYLRTDLTFDYMFKSDFKGSTSGTCGDGVGNPFVACSSSDVAAMRAYTLMANAYVDLGSYAYFTPYIGAGIGGSYVKWDKLRNTICDDPYAAGCYSEEHEGKGSWRFAYQLMAGASIDVTCNVKADVGYRFRHTLGGDMFGYASNGGPGYDKGFYSHDIHAGARYIFGGCEQPVAYEPPPQPIVYK
- a CDS encoding LLM class flavin-dependent oxidoreductase, producing the protein MIPFSILDLSPIAEGHSVRDALDASRRLAQVAEANGYQRFWLAEHHGMPGIASAATSIVIAHVGAGTSTIRIGSGGIMLPNHSPLVIAEQFGTLEALFPGRVDLGLGRAPGTDMRTARALRRNMDAGVESFPHDIIELQRLLGEPTEDQGLLAVPGMRSNVPIWLLGSSLYSAHLAAALGLPYAFASHFAPDQLGEAVEIYRQRFEPSEALQSPHVMVGVMAAVAETDQEAARLFTSAQQQFVNLRRNVRRPFPRPVDSMDGFWTEIERIGVEHTLRYAIVGSPDTAARKLDALMAEVAPDEVIVSTPIHDLTARLRSVELFAELRDRADIGVAAE
- a CDS encoding transporter; this translates as MFPLTSPIPGLVWAYRIIPGLRSERLPADCSALDVQPGDDFIWLHLNLADTRLPAFLEQFPGLTQPVLSALTTHDTHAALAIDEGLLFGTLIDFQREFDATTRDIGWLHFALTDRFIITTRLQPIRSVDKVRAAVEKNAARYATPLQLFEVLVAEFQRGLIAVVLELTDELNQIEDLVYGSELRDERRRLTPVRRLIVRLHRHLRTMLLIMRRASATDDDEIPDGVEDSLIRLSGRLEAVDQDVQALADRARLLHEELDSKQSAETNRHLYILSLMTALLLPPSLVTGFFGMNTTNLPLADGMHGTGYAFAFIVISVMLSWWVLRRTGIL
- the ruvA gene encoding Holliday junction branch migration protein RuvA codes for the protein MIGKLKGTIDEIGDDYVLVDVHGVCYVAHCSSRTLSRIGSAGEAVVLFIETYVREDQLKLFGFMSALEREWFNLLQSVQGVGAKVALAVLSTLTPSELANAIALQDKAAISRAPGVGPKVALRLVTELKNKAPAFAGEAAANIGLKQELGEGVASAPVADAVSALTNLGYSRDQAANAIAAALKNGGEGVDSAKLIRLGLKELSR
- a CDS encoding type II toxin-antitoxin system VapC family toxin, whose protein sequence is MTSTIIDTTALIDVLGPDSATRAWSVSAMRRCFEEGPLVINPVIWSELAASPLSEQQLSQALDWLDLKKEPLSYEVAFRAGKAHLFYRRNGGQRERTLPDFFIGAHAAVRSHRLLTRDAARYRSYFPDIDIISPETHPL